The Candidatus Methylomirabilota bacterium DNA segment CGCCCGATCACCGGCATGGCCGGCTCGACCCAGCGCTCGAGGTGGTTCGTCAGCGCCGCAGCGACCTTGGCCGCGTTTCGCGTCCTGAGCGCCTCCAGCATCCGCTTCGTGCCCTCGGGTTTCGCGTGCCATCCCTCGGGCACCCGCCCGTACACCTCCTGCGTCGACAGCGGGACTCCCGGATTAACGAGCACCATCGCGTAGCCGCCCACGGTCGGCACCGGCTTGAGCACTTCGCCGCGCCCCGTCCCCACCGCCCGTCCCGGACCGAGGAAGAACGGCACGTCCATCCCGAGCCTGACCGCGAGTGCCATCAACCGCTCCCGACGCCAGCGCAGCCCCCAGAGGCGGTTGAGCCCCCAGAGTGTAGCCGCCGCGTCGCTCGAGCCGCCCCCAAGCCCTGCCGCCACCGGGATGCGCTTGTCGAGCACGATCCGCGCCCCGGCTTGGACGCCCGACGCCTCCCGGAGGAGCCGCGCCGCGCGGACGACCAAGTTGCGGTCGTCGGTGGGGAGGGCGGCGTCGCTCGTTTCGAGCGTGATCGTCTCAGCCCTCTCCACCGTCAAGCGGTCAAAAAGATCCACCGCCTGCATCACGGTGGACAACTCATGGTATCCGTCGGAACGCGTGCCCAGAACCTCGAGGGCCAGATTGACCTTGGCCGAGGTTCGCAGCACCAAGTGTCGGGCGCTTCCCGGCCGCTTCAACAAAGCGGTAAAGCCTACCACGCCCCCTTGCGGACGGTCAACGGAAGTCTTGGATTCTCACACCTTGCGGGACAGTCAGCTTGAGCAGCCCGGGGTCGAAACCGGAGTCCCGCCGAGGGTCTCGATAGCTTACCGTCACCTCGAGCTTGCCGTCGAGCGTCGCGAGTCGCAGACCGTCAGGGACGAAGACGGCGCGGGCCGGTTGCGAGCCGCCCGTCCACTCGATCTGGCGGGCGTCGCCCGAGGCCGGGTCGAGCCAGATTCGTTGGCGGCCGTCGGCGGTTTCGAAAGCCAGCGATGGACCGATGTCATCCGGCGGCAGCATCTGGCCCGAGAGCGGGTCGCGGACGGGCAGGGCATAGCCGGCCAAGAGGCTGACCAGCTCCTCGGCGCCCAGCGCCAGCCCAAGCCAGCGGCGGGTGGCATCCGGGGAGGAGCGCCCGATGAAGGCGCGCTCGCTGGGCACCTCCCAGAGCGTGACGGCGTCGGCATCGGAGGCGACGACGAGCAGGGGCGGTCCGAAGGGCGCCAGGGCTTCGAAGCGGAGCGAGGCAGGCGCGCGGAGGAGGAGCACGCCCGAGAGGCGGTCGACGCGTGTGCCCCGGCGAATCCTGATCTCGGCCAGGGAGCGCAGGTCGTGGAAGTCGCGCCAGCGCGCGTCGAGCGTGGCGCGCGCGGCCACCACGTCGGGCGGGAGCGTCTGGCGCGGCGGAAGCGAGGCGCAGCCGCCCGACAGGGCGAGCGCGCCCAGCAGCAGGCCGGCGAGCTTACTTCTGCTCGGCCTTGGGACGGTCACCGCCCTTGGACCGGCGGGCCTTGTCGCGCGCATCGTCGAGCTTCTTCTTGATCGTCCCGGCGACGCTGCTGTCGACGTCCCCCTTGAGCGCGCGCTCCCAGGCGGTGATCGCGTCGTCGGTGCGGCCCGTTTTGATGTACGCGTCGGCCAGGTGGTCGAGGATGACCGGGTCTTCCTTGGCGAAGGACACGGCGCGCTGCAGCTCCTTGAGCGCGTCGTCGTAGCGTCCCTGCTGGTAGTAGGCCCAGCCCAGGCTGTCGATGAAGTAGCCGTTCTCGGGGTCGAGGTCGAGCGCGCGCTTGATGAGCTGCACGGCCTCGCCCAGGTCCTGGCCGCGCTCGGCGTACATGTAGCCGATGTAGTTGTAGGACTCGGCGTGTTTGGGGTCGAGCACGAGCACGCGGCGGAAGGCCCCCACGGCGTCGTCGAAGCGCCCCTGCTTTTCGTAGACGACGCCCGTCTGGAAGACCAGGTCCTTGTTGTTGTCGTCGAGGCTGAGCCCTTCCTGGAGCGCGGCCAGCGAGCGGTCGTACTGCCGGGCCCGGAAGTACGCGGTGCCCAGGTAGAGAAAGAGCTCGCCCCGCTTGGGCTCGATGTTGACGGCTTCCTGCAGGAGCCGGATGGCCTCGTCGTGGCGCTTGGCGCGGCCGTGGAGGAACGCGAGCTGGACGCGGGCGTCGACCGAGCGCGGGTCGGCGGCCAGGATCTTCTCGAGCTCGGCGACCGCTTCCGCGTCCTTGCCGGAATCCATGAGCGCGGTAGCGAGGAAATAGCGCGCCCGCAGGTTGGTGGGCTCGATCGCGACGGCGTTGCGGAAGGCCGCCACGGCGCGATCCCACTGCTTCTGCTCGTAGTAGATCGCGCCGAGCTTGATCCAGATGCGCGGGTCGCGCGGCGCGGACTCCGCCAGCGCCTCGACCTCTTGCTGCGCCTCCTTGAAGCGGCCGAGCCGGACCAGCACGTCACCCAGCCGCTCGACGAAGGCGATGTTCTCCGGGTTGGCCTGCAGCGCCTGCCGGTAGACCTTGAGCGCTTCTTCCGGCTGCTGGCGCGTCTCGTACACGTAGCCGAGCGCCATCCACGCCGCGTCCATGTCGGGGTCCAGCTCGACAGCGCGATTGAGGCGCGTGATCGCCTCGTCCCACTGCTCGCCATCGATGGCCACACGTCCGAGCAGGTTCTGCGCCTGCGCCGAGCCGGGCTGGACCGCGACCAGGCGCAGCAGCACCGCCCGCGCCTTGTCGAACTGCTTCAGCTCGATGTCCTGCTGGGCGAGGGCGATATAGGCATCGGGCGAGCCGGGCGCCAGCTGGATGGCCTTCTCGAGCTCGTCCTCGGCGTCGGTGAAGCGCCGCTGACGCCGGAAGATGTCGGCGAGCGTGAGATGGGGCGTCGCGTTGCCGGGCTCGAGCGCGATTGCCTTGTGCGCCGCCTCGACGGCCTTGGCCGGCTCGTTGGCGCGCGCCAGCCACTGGGAAAGCTGCACCCACAGCGCCGCCGTGTCGGGATCGCGGTCGATGGCCTGGCGGAGCGAGGCGATGGCGTCCTGGACGCGGCCTGCGCGGGCGTGCATTTGGGCGACCGAGTAGAAGTAGTACGCGGCGGCGCGCGGGTCGCGGATCTTCGGGGGCGGCGCGTCGGCCGTCGCGCCGGGGTCATCGGCGGCGGTCAAGGGCTCCATCGACGCGCAGCCTGCGATCGCGACCGCGGCCGAGAGGACGATCCAGAATCGGGTCATGGCTGCTCCGAAGCGGCGGGAGCACGTCGCTCGCCGCGCGCCAGCAAGTCCTTGGTCAGAAGCCTCTTGAGCGACGATGCGAGCGCGGGATCGGGGACCTGACCGGCCGCGGCATCCACCATGCGCGTCTCTTCGACGGTCAAGCGCCGCTCGGGGACGGTCAGGCGCCGCTGAGGCGCCTCGGTGCGCGTGCGCGCGGACCCCGCGGCGACGTCGGAGTCACCTCGTCCGCTGCCCAGCGCGAACCGCACCCCGATGACGGCCGAGCCGTGGCGCTTCCGCAGCGCGGCCACGATGGCAGCGGAGCGCAGCGTCAGCTCCTGGAGCCACGGGGAGTTGTCTACGCTGACCTCGAGCGTGCCCTGCCGGAGCGCCCCGGGGCGGGAGCGCCGGGCGGCCTCGGGGCCCGCCGTCTGCGCCCACTCCCGGCGTATCGCCTCCTCAAGCATCCGCTCGGCCAAGGCCGGGACCGCCACGGTCAGCAGGTTGCCGACCCTTACCGGATTACGGCCGCCGCGCGTGCCCATCGTGCGTTCCATCATACTTGACCCGTCCCCCGGCTGCCATACGGATACGGCCGCGGTTTCGAGGGGGCCAAATTGACTCCCCCGGGAGCGGCCCTTATCATGACGCTGCCATGAGCCGGCCCCAGCGCGGTCAACGCTTGTCCGTCACCATCGACGACCTCGCATTCGGGGGCGAAGGCGTCGGCCGGGCGGACGGCTACGTGGTCTTCGTACGGGGCGGCGTGCCCGGTGACCGCCTGCGCGTCCGCCTCGACCAGGCTCGTTCCCGCTTCGGCCGCGGCACGATCGAGGCCATCGAGACTCCGTCGCCGCACCGGGTCGAGGCCCCGTGCCCGTACTTCGGACGCTGCGGGGGCTGCAGGCTGCAGCACGTGGACTACCAGGCGCAGCTGTCGTTCAAGTCCAAGCAGGTCGCCGACGCGCTCGAGCGGCTGGGCGGCCTCGGTCCCGTCGACGTCCGCCCCATCCTCGCTGCCGTGGAGACCTACGGCTACCGGAACAAGATGGAGTTCACCATCGCGCGCGCCGGGGATGGCGCGGGCCTGACGGTGGGCCTCCACGAGGCGGCGCGCTACGACGCGGTCCTCGACATCGAGCGGTGTCTCCTCCAGTCAGATAGCATGAACGCGCTGCTCCACGACGCGCGGCGCTTCTTCGCCGCGAGCGGGCTCACCGCGTGGGAGCAGGACTCGGGCGAGGGGCTCCTGCGCTTTCTCATGCTGCGCGAGGGGTACCGGACGGGCGAGAGCATGGTCAACATCGTCACCTCGTCGCCGGCGGTGTCGGAGCTGGCGCCCCTGGCCGAGCGGCTCTCGGCGCGCGAGCCACGGACCACGAGCGTGGTGGTGAACGTCAACCCCAAGAAGGCGAGCGTCGCGGTGGGCGTGGAGGAGCACCTCCTCGGCGGCCGCGACCACATCCGCGAGTCGGTGGGCGGGCTCGAGTTCCAGGTCTCGGCCAACTCGTTCTTCCAGACCAACACTGCGCAGGCCGAGCGGCTCTTCGCCCTCGTGCTCGACTCGGCGGGCCTGGACGGCGGCGAGACCGTGCTGGATCTGTACTCCGGCACGGGCGCCATCAGCCTGCAGCTGGCCAAGCGCTGCCGCTGGGTCTACGGCGTCGAGGTGACGCAGGCCGCTGTGGACGATGCGGCCCGAAACGCCGCCGCCAACGGCATCGCCAACTGCACCTTCCTCGCCGGGGAAGTTCGCTTCGTCCTGCCTCAGCTGGTCTCCCAGGGCGTGAGCGCGCAGGTGGTCGTGGCGGACCCGCCGCGGGCGGGCTTCCACCCGAAGGCGCTGCGCGCGCTCCTGCAGATGGGGCCCGCGCGGATCGTCTACGTCTCGTGCAACCCGGCGACGCTGGCGCGGGACCTGGGCGAGCTCGTGCGCGGCGGCTATCGCCTCGAGTGGGTGCAGCCGGTGGACATGTTCCCGCACACGCCGCACATCGAGGCCGTGGCTCGATTGGAGCGCGTTCCCGCATGAGGTCCTACCTGCTCCGCCGGCTGTGGCAGGCGGTGCTCGTGCTCTTCGGCGTCTCCGTCGTCGTGTTCCTCATCCTGCACCTCACCGGTGATCCGGCCGCGCTGCTCCTGCCGCCCGACGCGACGGCCGAGGACGTGGCGCGCTTCCGCAAGGCCATGGGCTTCGACGATCCCGTGGCCGTGCAGTACCTCCGCTTTCTCAAGGGCGCGCTGCGCGGGGACTTTGGCGAGTCGCTCCGCCACGGCGAGCCCGCCATGCACCTCGTTCTGGAACGGCTGCCCGCGACGTTCGAGCTGGCCGGCGCCGGGCTCCTCCTCGCACTGTGCCTCGCCATTCCCGCCGGCATCATCTCGGCGGTCAAGCGGAACACGCCCATCGACTACATCTCGACCGTGGTCGCCCTCATGGGCCAGGCCATGCCGACCTTCTGGCTCGGCATCATGCTGATCCTGGTCTTCTCGGTGCGGCTCAGCTGGCTGCCCTCCTCGGGCCGCGGCGACTTCCAGCACCTCATCCTGCCGGCGGTGACGCTCGGGCTCTTCACCACGGCGCGCATCACGCGGCTGACGCGCTCCGGCATGCTCGAGGTGCTGGGGCAGGACTACATCCGCACCGCGCGGGCCAAGGGGGTCAGCGAGCAGCCGGTGGTCTGGAAGCACGCGCTCAAGAACGCGTCGATCCCCATCATCACCATCGTCGGGATCGAGCTCGGCACGCTGCTCGGCGGCTCGGTCATCACCGAGACCATCTTCGCCTGGCCCGGGGTCGGGCGCCTCTCGGTGCAGGCCATCTTCAACCGCGACTACCCCGTGGTGCAGGCGGCCGTCTTCATCCTCGCCAGCACCTTCGTGTTCCTGAACCTCCTCGTGGACATCGCCTACACCTGGCTCGATCCGCGGATCAGGTTCCGCTGATGACGCCGCCCAACGGCACCGCCGTCGCGCTCCGGGCTCCGGTCGAGGTCGAGGAGCGGCAGTGGGTGATGACGCTCAAGCGGCTCGCCCGGCGCCGCACGGCGCTCTTCGGGCTGGGCGTCGTGGTCACGGTGCTGCTGGCCGCCGCCTTCGCCCCGTGGCTCACGCCCTTCGACCCGCTCGAGCAGGACATCAACCAGCGCCTGAGGGAGCCCGGATGGCAGACCGCCGAAGGGCGCATCCACGCGCTCGGCACCGATCACCTGGGCCGGGACATCCTGGCGCGCGTGATCTTCGGCTCGCGCATCGCCCTCCTCGTCGGGCTGTCGGCCGTCCTCATTTCCGGCGTGCTCGGCATGGCCATCGGCCTCGTCTCCGGCTACTTCGGCGGCAAGGTGGACGACTTCTTCATGCGCCTGGCCGACATCCAGCTGGCCTTTCCGTTCATCCTGCTCGCCATCGCCGTCATCGGCGTGCTCGGCCCGAGCCTGCGCAACATCATCATCGTGATCGGCGTGTCCTCGTGGGTGGTGTACGCGCGCGTCGTCCGCGGCGAGGTGCTCTCGATCCGCGAGCGCGAGTTCGTCCAGGCGGCCATCGCGCTCGGCAGCCGGGACGGGCGCGTGCTGGTCCGCCACGTGCTGCCGAACGCCTTCACGCCGTGGCTCGTGGTCGCCACGCTCGACATGGCGCGAGTCATCGTCATCGAGTCTGCGCTGTCTTTCCTGGGGCTGGGTGTCCAGCCGCCCACGCCGACGTGGGGCGGCATGCTCGCCGACGGGCGCGTCTACCTCTCGACGGCGTGGTGGCTCGCGACCTTCCCGGGCCTGGCCATCCTCGTGACGGTGCTCGGCATCAACCTGCTCGGCGACGGACTCCGCGACACGCTGGACCCCCGGCTGAACGTCTGATGAGGCTGCTGAAAATGGCCCATCTGCTTCGTTGGCACCCTCGGCCGCACGCTCAACGTAGAAGGACTACGCCTCGCGTGCGGCCATCGGGCGCCGCCTCGCATCTGGACCATTTTGAGCGGCCTCGGAGGCGTTAAACATATGGAGACGCTGGTCCTGATGGGAGCGTCGGTGATAGACGGCACGGGCGCCGAGCCAGTGCGCGGCCGCGCCGTGGTCGTCGAGGGCGGGCGTATTGCCTCGGTGGTGGACGAGGCGAGCGCGCCGCGGGGCAGGCGCATCGACCTCTCGGGCTGCACGCTCCTGCCGGGGCTCATCAACTGCCACGTGCATCTCTGTCTCGGCGCCGAAGCGGATCCCGTGCGCGTGCTCAGGGACGAG contains these protein-coding regions:
- the rlmD gene encoding 23S rRNA (uracil(1939)-C(5))-methyltransferase RlmD, whose amino-acid sequence is MSRPQRGQRLSVTIDDLAFGGEGVGRADGYVVFVRGGVPGDRLRVRLDQARSRFGRGTIEAIETPSPHRVEAPCPYFGRCGGCRLQHVDYQAQLSFKSKQVADALERLGGLGPVDVRPILAAVETYGYRNKMEFTIARAGDGAGLTVGLHEAARYDAVLDIERCLLQSDSMNALLHDARRFFAASGLTAWEQDSGEGLLRFLMLREGYRTGESMVNIVTSSPAVSELAPLAERLSAREPRTTSVVVNVNPKKASVAVGVEEHLLGGRDHIRESVGGLEFQVSANSFFQTNTAQAERLFALVLDSAGLDGGETVLDLYSGTGAISLQLAKRCRWVYGVEVTQAAVDDAARNAAANGIANCTFLAGEVRFVLPQLVSQGVSAQVVVADPPRAGFHPKALRALLQMGPARIVYVSCNPATLARDLGELVRGGYRLEWVQPVDMFPHTPHIEAVARLERVPA
- a CDS encoding DUF721 domain-containing protein, which encodes MMERTMGTRGGRNPVRVGNLLTVAVPALAERMLEEAIRREWAQTAGPEAARRSRPGALRQGTLEVSVDNSPWLQELTLRSAAIVAALRKRHGSAVIGVRFALGSGRGDSDVAAGSARTRTEAPQRRLTVPERRLTVEETRMVDAAAGQVPDPALASSLKRLLTKDLLARGERRAPAASEQP
- the nikB gene encoding nickel ABC transporter permease, whose amino-acid sequence is MRSYLLRRLWQAVLVLFGVSVVVFLILHLTGDPAALLLPPDATAEDVARFRKAMGFDDPVAVQYLRFLKGALRGDFGESLRHGEPAMHLVLERLPATFELAGAGLLLALCLAIPAGIISAVKRNTPIDYISTVVALMGQAMPTFWLGIMLILVFSVRLSWLPSSGRGDFQHLILPAVTLGLFTTARITRLTRSGMLEVLGQDYIRTARAKGVSEQPVVWKHALKNASIPIITIVGIELGTLLGGSVITETIFAWPGVGRLSVQAIFNRDYPVVQAAVFILASTFVFLNLLVDIAYTWLDPRIRFR
- a CDS encoding 4-(cytidine 5'-diphospho)-2-C-methyl-D-erythritol kinase: MLRTSAKVNLALEVLGTRSDGYHELSTVMQAVDLFDRLTVERAETITLETSDAALPTDDRNLVVRAARLLREASGVQAGARIVLDKRIPVAAGLGGGSSDAAATLWGLNRLWGLRWRRERLMALAVRLGMDVPFFLGPGRAVGTGRGEVLKPVPTVGGYAMVLVNPGVPLSTQEVYGRVPEGWHAKPEGTKRMLEALRTRNAAKVAAALTNHLERWVEPAMPVIGRMKAALLAAGALGAVMSGSGPTVFGVARSLDQARQIQRRVNRAGWSAWAVRTNSGAAIRAV
- a CDS encoding tetratricopeptide repeat protein, with protein sequence MTRFWIVLSAAVAIAGCASMEPLTAADDPGATADAPPPKIRDPRAAAYYFYSVAQMHARAGRVQDAIASLRQAIDRDPDTAALWVQLSQWLARANEPAKAVEAAHKAIALEPGNATPHLTLADIFRRQRRFTDAEDELEKAIQLAPGSPDAYIALAQQDIELKQFDKARAVLLRLVAVQPGSAQAQNLLGRVAIDGEQWDEAITRLNRAVELDPDMDAAWMALGYVYETRQQPEEALKVYRQALQANPENIAFVERLGDVLVRLGRFKEAQQEVEALAESAPRDPRIWIKLGAIYYEQKQWDRAVAAFRNAVAIEPTNLRARYFLATALMDSGKDAEAVAELEKILAADPRSVDARVQLAFLHGRAKRHDEAIRLLQEAVNIEPKRGELFLYLGTAYFRARQYDRSLAALQEGLSLDDNNKDLVFQTGVVYEKQGRFDDAVGAFRRVLVLDPKHAESYNYIGYMYAERGQDLGEAVQLIKRALDLDPENGYFIDSLGWAYYQQGRYDDALKELQRAVSFAKEDPVILDHLADAYIKTGRTDDAITAWERALKGDVDSSVAGTIKKKLDDARDKARRSKGGDRPKAEQK
- a CDS encoding ABC transporter permease, whose protein sequence is MTPPNGTAVALRAPVEVEERQWVMTLKRLARRRTALFGLGVVVTVLLAAAFAPWLTPFDPLEQDINQRLREPGWQTAEGRIHALGTDHLGRDILARVIFGSRIALLVGLSAVLISGVLGMAIGLVSGYFGGKVDDFFMRLADIQLAFPFILLAIAVIGVLGPSLRNIIIVIGVSSWVVYARVVRGEVLSIREREFVQAAIALGSRDGRVLVRHVLPNAFTPWLVVATLDMARVIVIESALSFLGLGVQPPTPTWGGMLADGRVYLSTAWWLATFPGLAILVTVLGINLLGDGLRDTLDPRLNV